The Electrophorus electricus isolate fEleEle1 chromosome 4, fEleEle1.pri, whole genome shotgun sequence region AGTGCAAGGCATGGGCTGCTGCATAAACAGCCAGGTACACGTTGTAGGTGACTCTCAAGTTGGAGACATCTGTCACGCTGTTCTCGACCTGCTCCAGGCTCTCTGTCCCAGTGCAGGGGGGTAGGTTGCTCTGTGAGGAGTTCTGAAGTGGACTGCAGCCAAACGTCTTCTCCCATAACACCCTCAGGAGTGTGTCTCTAGGGTAACGAGAGGGTCGGAGCTGATGCAGGTGTTCCTTGAATCCCGGGATAGGTGCCCTCCTAATGGCAACGCCCAGCGTGCCCTGTGCTATAGTGTATAGCTGGGGGTTGCTCAGGAGACGACTGCTGGTGCTCCAGATCTCGCTGGCCAAAAACTGCCGGCCTGTCACATTCCGGTGAACAAGCTCGGTAAGGAATGCCTCCACGTCCACATACCAGGCAAACACGAGGATCACACGAGCAGATGAGGCTTGCACTGCTGAGGCAGCATGATCCACATCTTTAGCCAGTTGCTCTCGGAGGAGCGTCCTGACAAAGGCCAGGCAGATCTCAGTTCCTTTGGTCTCCTCTTGAAACACCTGCACTGCCAGGAGCCCATAGTCATTGTCAGCCACCACAGCACCCACCCAGGTCCAGCCAAAGCGCCTTGCCATTTGAGCCATGGTGCGTGCCTGGTACACATCACTGGGGATGGTGCGGAAAAAGTTAGGGTATTCATGTCTGTTGCTGAGACAGGCACATGAGGCCAGGTAGCTGATCTGGGGGTAAAAGAACATTCCAAACATATCAACAAAATGGGCTGTATATAATCTGTATTTTCAAAATTATAGTACAGAGTGAGCATGAAATTCACAATATACTGAGATAAAGAGGCACTGGGACTTGGGAGAGATGCTGCTTCTGTACAAGAGCCCTGAAACCTGAACCACAATTTGAATCTGCAATATATAATGTTTGGGCAAACAGGTGACACCAATACCGTTCACTCTGCActgctttgctaaaatctcaacttgtgtgtgagacagaatgtCTCTGTCAGAGAATGTTCCTAAAAACTGTGTAACTTCAACATAAATGGAATGAAAATCAGTAATCTAGATGTCTAttacaattgtccaaaatgaaatTAACAGGAACCCCCATGATTGATGGACAGATATTAACGTTActtaaaaagcaaactaaaaacgACGCTTGCATTAAACATTTAGGGCAGGTGTTCATGGagcgttctttttttttatttgaccaTTTCTCCTGGGGGACTTAGCCCCGCTATTCATATATTTCTATTGAGGCAATGAGGCTTTATTTCACCTGCATTCTTCTTTTTCTATACGGCATAACACTTACCATTGGTATATAGAGCGGGCTGAGCGTTTTGGACAGGATGATGCACTGAGTGGAGGAAGCGTCTCCGATGATGAGTTTGACGGGTCGGGTGGTCTCGCAGGTGCGGTCCCCGGCGCTGATCATTGAAAACGCCGCTCTCATGCTGTAGGGGTGGCGCGCGCAGCTGTCCATCACGTGGTAGCCCAGTCGGACACCCGGTAGCAAAAACGGGTTCCTGTTAATCTCCTCCACGGCAAAGACAACAGCCTGCGCCCACTGCACGGGACTCTCCTGAAAACTGACACGGCAAACAAGAAAGTTCTTaagataaataaacagcagaaacaaCTCTGTATAACCAGAAAAGCcagtatacatgtatacacacacggtTTCGAAAGAAACAGGACGTTCATATATAGCCTGTATATGCATTTATGCAGAGGTACAGTACGTGTGTTTAACGTTTaccaaaattacattttaagaatCCAGATCAAACTCACGAAGTAAGATTTCCCCAAAATCGCTTAAGTGTTTTGGAGCTATGGAAGGCTAACGTTGATTGCTCCGGTAACCCCAGTGAACATTACTGATGCGCGAAAAAACGAGCTGTGAgctagaaaaataaaaaaattaaatgcgaAAACAGAAATGGAGTCAAATAAAGCGAGGAAAATTTGCAAACTCGTACTTCATACTTAGCACTGAGGAcacagaatacagtgtttaattAAGTATTGATTACACAAAGTACTGCTTTAACAAATTAGTATTGATCATCTTAACTGATTACGATCACGAAACGAGTAAAATAACTTTCTGTTTTGAATGTTATCAGATTATGAAGGAAGATATATTGTTCGCCATAACTTTAGATTGTTTGACTGTTTCCGTAAATCGAGTGCGCGACGTAGTCCAGCTTTCCTCTGCACAGAACACCTCGGCGGCTTTGCCGTCTCCCTACCTGCTCGTCCAACAAGTCTCTCACGGTACATCTTTAAAACAGTCCATATTTGTTTTCATCTCGTGAAATGTAGGCCTGCTTTAGGCCAGCCCCGTGCGTTATAGTCACGTATAAGGGTATTGTGAAAAGcaaacattacattaaacaaaacattaattctTCACTTGATTTCACGTGTTTCACattgtgatggaaaatgtttcatatcatATCATCTAAAACTTGTGACAAAAAGGATAACAAATGAAAGTTGTTTTCATTTAGGTGTCGCCAACTGAAACGCATGGTTTCTTTTCTCTTATAACGTGAACGTTTGTTTAACAAAGGTTTAACAGATAAAGGGTTTGGTAATTTGCTGAAGAGCAGAGTCCGGTATTTTGGAGCATGAAAACGTATTGTGGTCACTCTGCATCCACAAATCTTACATAAGTAAGCTATTTGTTCCAAATGAAAACTAATACAGTTTAATATACAAAGTACATATagcctatttttaaaaagacatctTAAGAAAATTAACTGTTCTGTTGCGTTATTGACCCACTTTCCGATATAGATCCAGTTGTGATCATTTTGTTGATATTTCATCACCAATTTTCATTAACCACAGAAATTATAACCAAATACAGAATTACTAAAATAACTacaattttaaagaaaacaaatcttGTTGATTAAAATTTGTAGACAGCAGACAGGCCGATTCTCTGCACCTCTACATTTTTCATCACTTAAATCATTTATGTTTACCAAGCATCTCAACACTGAATGCAGCTTCTccacagaaatgtttaaaagaaCCATAGATCTTCCATAAAACAAGAGAAGTCTGAAAcgaatgtaaaatgtataacgGCAGTAGATACAACTAGGGGTGTTGGTGTGAAAAGACTTTTAACAATAGTTGGGTTGTTATAACATCAAATGCAAACAGTATGCAGCTAGTGCAAGTgacattatttctttctttaaatatgCTCTGAAATTAGTTCAGTGTCCCATGTTTGCCTGTGGAGAGAGCCTAAGACTGTCAGAAAATGCATTGCACAAAGTTATTCTCCTTCAGCGTTATTATTCTGGTACAGTGAGACAGATCCAGTGACTCACTCGGAGCATGGTTGCAGGTACGGTTCTGTGGTGAAGCTCAAGTCAAGGGTTGCTGGAAGGATGTAGACATTGAAGAGCGCGCCAATGACCACGTCGCCATCCTGAGAGAGGCCCACATCGTCCAGCTGCTGGGCCCTGTCCAGGTACACACACTTCCCTTCTGCATACAGCCCTGTCGctacctcacacaccacccatGTCAGCAGCGTCAAGAGCAGACATGGGGGGAAGACTTCAGCAGACATTGGCTCTGGTGTAGCCTCACTGGTCTCCCCTCCACTATCTGCACAGACTTTGTGCAGCTATTTCTAATAGCTAAACAGTCCTCAGAGGTTACGGAGAAAAAGACCAAAatgtgaagggaaaaaaaaacaaaaacaaggaccAAAATGTGCACAGGTGCTTCAAATCCCATCTTCTACTCTCAaggcagagaatgagagataaTTGCTTACTATTTAACAATTATAACATGGCTGAGTGAAGATACCTTGGGATATAGAGGATAACTTGTGTATCTAGCACACCTTATGAGCTTCCTTGAAAGTGACACAAGCTAATTAGCTTTCATCTGTATTTACTGGTAATAATTCTGAACAGAATAAATGTAGGCAGCCCTGAAACATCCCTCTGTAACTCTCATCTGTAAGATAAAACTAGGAAAAAGGCTTCCAGAATGAAAGCACCAGTCAAGAAGAACAAATAAAGACTTTTATAAGCTCCAAAGTTCACTTGTCTAGCATGGTTTAGCTTATTTTCCTGATTCCACTCAATAGTCACTCATCAAACCCAGTATGGCTTGAGTCCTTTAAGTTCTTTTAGAATGGGAAGGATCCAACTGACTGAGCTGAGAAATTTTACATTATGTAGGGTACCATGGTCGCcgacacaaaacaaaaacactttaatgAATGAATAGTTTAGTAttcaaaaaacatattttccatattttaaacatgcagagtagtttaaatttgttttagaatatttttgCCAAAGGCTTGGTTCTGGAATTACAGATGGGGCCAAAAATGACCTCCTGTAGACACTCACAGGCCTTAATTCCAGGCAATCGTTTTTGCATCAAAATCACAGCACTTCCTAGTTTGGTGTTTTCCTTAATCCTTCTGAGCTAATGATTGAAACATGGCTTTCAGGCACAAATGATGGTTTGTAGTACAGCAAAAGCCTCATTGCCACTCATCACAAAGCTAGAATTAGCtaatgcaaaataattaatttattgttattaagCAAGGACAAGAGTAATATCATCATTGCCATGGGATACCAGAATAAGTTCAATATTCCCAGACAAACATACTGGCAGCAGTGGGTATGGGCAGGAAAATCATGTTTTTGATTTCAGACAACTGTAAACCTTTAAAAAGGAGAGAACTATACAGTGACATtcaattttaagaaaataacCTTTAGACAGACAAACTGATTTGTTtgataatgttattattttattgcattgGTAGGAAAATGCTCATAGACATCCGATGAGCACCCATAAAAGAAAAGTCCCTGTCTGGATGGCCTTTTGCACAGGAACTAAATCAAAAAGgaactttttgttttgttttgttttaatgcagcTTTGTCTAATGTGTAACCAACACCTGCAATTTCCTTGGGCAACTTGTGTGTTTACCATGAAATGCTTCCctctgtaattaaaataaaatccagaCCAATAAGTGAGTTTTGTTCTGTATCAAAgcaattacaaaaataaaattttaccctcacagtttttttctttaatatgaaTAGTGTTTATAATCTTTGAATTCATGCTTAAGAAAGAGCAAGACACAGAGAGCAAGCAAACGTGAGCAGGCATGTTTCTCATTTGTGTTGTGTGgaataaagcaaacaaacagttcTAGGCAGAATCAGGACACAGACACATCTACTCATCTGTGCATGGCTATGCTGAAGATGTCCATGGTCCACATGCTGTTTATGAAAATTAACACCACAGTTCAGTTTCAGACTTAAAACCATAGGGCCTTAAATAAAGGCAAATTTGAAAACATATGAACAAACACAGACttacaaataacaaaaaggCATAggaataacaaaatatacaaacttaCAAGTAACAAAAAGGCATAGGAAGACcgaataaaacatttttttttaatataagccCCTCTAAGAATAAGAtgttaattaacatttaaaaagggaCAAACAGAAGACCAAGACAAAaatccctttaaaaaaaaacaaccaccatctttttttccccttatacAGTAAATACTTGTTTTAAACAGGAACATTTAGAAGCATGACAGGGACTAGATAAACAGAGATGTGGTGTAGTGCATCTAAAACTGGCAGTTTGCTGACTGTGATGTATTGTACTATTTACAAAATACTGGAAGCTTCCATTTAGGTCATTTTTCGATCACTGTACTGCTCTCAGAGCAAGCAAGTACAACCTTAGTCACTGTTACAATAGTCCAGCTTCAGACTTATGAATACACATTGGTAGCAAGTAAGTGTACAGGCAAAACAGGAAGAACTCCAAAGTCAAAGTCTCAGCAGAAAGTAGACTTCAGGCTCTGAGGGGGGGCAGGAATCAGAGGGGAGCACAGAATCATCAGTGTAACAAGGATCTCTGTAGCTATAATGCATTGTTGTGCAGGAACCCTCAGGCAAGCCCCGGTCCTGCTCAAAATAACCAGCAATATAGGAGCCAGTAGAATGCCTGTTGATGAGGATATTTTGGGAGGAAGCTGACTTATTGCGGAACATAACATCAGGAGCACCCCCTGCAGGTCGCAGTTTGAGCGCGTCCTGCTGTCTCTCACGGGCACGGCTGGCTATGTGGCGTACACGACTCTGACTGCGAGAGGAAAGCTTCCGTGAGAGGAAGGGAGGCGGGTCCTCTGGATCCTCTGTAGAAACTACAGAGCTGACTGGATCTGGGGGGTTTACTGAAAGAGGTTTGGGGGCAGGCTGAAACTGAGATGGAAAGGGCCAGGGGCGGTCCACTTCTTCTAAAGCCACTAATTTGCGAAGCTGCTCAGTCAGTGAATCTTTCAACTGTGGCTGGTTGGTTAGGCCACCAATCCGTCTCTGGTTTTGCATGGCTGGAGTTATAAAACTGCGGCTGATGACCTTGTACTTGCTCTGGAAGTTGCAGGAGATGTCCTCAGATGTCAAGTCACCCAGGCTCTTGGACTTGCAGGGACTGGGAGCTTTAGGGTTTGGAGACTCATCAACGTAGATACCATTGTAGATCTTGGAAGGGGTTGGATTTAAAGATTGATTTTGTTGCAAGGACTGAGAGAATTGCTTTGGAGGGCAAAAGCGATCTCCATATTCCATGGAGCTATAGATCATATCGTAATTAGACTCAGGCATGTAGGAGCCTTTGTCTTGTTGAAGCTTCATACCTTGAGTCCTTAGAAGGCATTCCCTGGACACGTATCCATTTCGGAAGCACTGTGTCCTGCAGGTCAAGTCGTTCCTGTCCCTAGTCTCCAGCTGTCTGTCATTAGAAGTTTCGTTGTTGTTCCTGCCAGGCTGAAACTTCTGCTTTAGggtagcattagtgctgttaaaCTGCTCTGAGGTGGGCTTGCTGACAGGGAAGCCATGCTGATGCAGAGCACTGGAGAAAAGAGGCTGGTGTGGTGAAAGATGCTGGCATGGTTTATGAAATGTTGACGACTCTGTGGAGCAAGCATTTGCAGTGGGTTTATATGAAGATTTGCTTGTTGGAGCAGTTACATAAAAAGGATTCTGGCACGGAGATAATGGCTTATGCACTGGTCTGTGAAATGAAGAGCTGTTTAAGAGCTCAGGGTCACTGTTCCACTGAGTGTCATGCTGTAAAGGTTCCATTGTCATGGTAGCGTCCAGAGGATCTTCATCCACGTTGATCTCCACCTCCATCAAGCTACTGCTAGCCGAATCATGACACATAAGGAAGCGGTCTGAGGTCGTGCTGTTTATTGAGGTTTCTCTGTAACCTCCACATTCCCAGTTTCTGGAAGATCCATTGGACTGGAACTGATCTCTGCAGCTTTTATCTCTATAAGGCCCCCAGCCACCATTACCTGTTACCTTACTTCCAAAAGGCAACTTGGAGGAGGAACCTCTGCTGTCCCCTGGGGCTATATTGACATTGCAGATAGGCTGAACAGGAAGGTCACACCAAGAGTCTGGAGAGAGCACCTTCTCATCTAGAATAGTGAAGGCAGCTGGTTCAGTGGTTTCAGGACTAGAAGAGACAGGTCTTTCTACAGGCTGTGCGGCCTTCTGGAGAGATTCCTGGATCACTTTTAGTCGGGTGCTGGATATTTGGTTACTTGTAGGTAAGACAGAAAGTTTAGAGGGTCTTGAGCCTGAGGATAGATTTAGGTCACTCTGTTCAGCAGTGACATCAAACTGACTAATTAGAGCTGATATTGACCTACAAGTGTCATGCTCATTGCCCAGGGAGACAGCATCAATCAGGCGTGAGAGAACACTGTCCTGAAGGGACATCTGACTCTGCTGATTGGTCTGAAGCACTATGGGTGAAAGAGGGCATAGGGCATGGATGCGTGAAGATGAAGACGAAGAAAGAGAACAGGCTTtggacattttgttgttttggggagTTTCCCTTTGGCAGCTCTCAGTCTGCAAGCTAATACCGAGGTCTGGTTGGTCTGAGAGACTCAAATGACTTTCTGGAGGACTTTGAAAAGGAAAATCATCAGCTTTGGTCTGCTGGGTGAAGCCATACTCTAGAGGTTCTGTGTGGATATCATCAGTGTTGGTTTCACCACCTCCTCCTATGACCAGGTAAGATGTTTCACCTATTTTTCCAACCTCATTGGTTCGGTCCTGGATGTGATCAGTAGACTGGGCAATGTCATCAGACCCTTGGTGAGCAGACTTTTCAATGAGAAGATCCACAGAGACAGTTCTGAGAGTCTCCAAGCAGAATGAATCTGTGGGAGACATTTTAGTGAAGAAAAAGTGTCAGCAGCCATCTCAAAATAATCTCACAAAACTTCAGCAACACCAAACTTGACACAAGCCACTCTAGACAACAACAAATGGAATGTTCCACCAAGAACGACTGTGAGAGGTGGGGGTTGAAAATGGGACCgcatagaaaacattttaaatttgttctttttaaaatataacattttttgcaAACGTATCACTAATGTTTTTAAAGCAACCACTTTGGACAATATGATCTGATATCATTTTTGTCTCATAAATGAAACGTCACAGAACTACTTCTTTTTTGACACtgagaaattaaaaatcacaccAGTGGAAAGATGCAGTTCTGGAATGTTTTGGATGACAACCTGAGTAAGACTTGTGGATTACCTGTAGGAGTTTCCTAGTCAGTTTTCTACTATAAAGAGGAACGACagtaaagacaaaacaagacaaaagcgAGTTAAAGTATTAAGGAAGAAAACCCTGCATGTCTGAACAATTCAAAGCGAGTGTTAGAATGCAATAACAATGCAAGAGTCTGAAAACAATGGAGCGCATATGAGAATTAAGACAGATAATGGAGTTTTAAAGTGAGAAAAACATCTGGAGAGAAGGCAAtgatccaaaaaaaaagagatccCTTATAATAAAGCCTTATTTCTGTAACTGACTGGAATCAGCTATTGTCTGAGCAGTTGCTTTTATGCTGTGTATATCATAATGAATCAAGAAACTTTTCACTTTACCATTAATGTCCTTAAGGGTAAAGGTCATTTAGGCTAAAGGTCAGGTCCTTAAAGTCTGCTTTGCTACAAATGGTCACACACTTgagaaaatgacatttcacCTTGTGAAATTTCTCAATTTTCCCAAATTTTCTGAGCAAGTATTTTTTTAAGAAATCCATTTCttaaaaacacttaacacttcTTGCAAAAACACTTTCTGGATGTGATGTATGGTTATAAAGCTTGGGATAAAGTGGTTATCTAGCTCACCAATTATAGTGTCAGCACCAAAGTCAGGCCCGTCGTgctctggagaggagagggtgagCTGGCTCTGGAGGATCTTCTCCAGGGGCATGGAAGCTGGCCGGTGCTGGAGGGTCATCCTGGGACCCATGCGCCTCCCCACAGCCTGTGGCTTAAGGTCCCCATTGCTGTCCTTCCCATCCAGCGAGGTATCAGACAGCGCCTTCTTGGTCTTCTTGCGGCCCTTTGCGGGAGCACTAGCTGTCCTGCGCAGCAGGTGGCTACTCATGGAGCGCTTGCGTGGTGGCGCGCTGACGTTCGTGTCCACAGAGCACTTGGAGCTCTTGCTGAACAGACCACGGAAACCACGCAACTGACGACCCTGAGAAGGAAGATTTGTTTAGCgtcattaaacattaacaggacattatacattttctgagatgtgttttaaatgcaaacacacacgcacccaaaGATCCATATGCAATGCTGTCACATGGCAAGTGAACACAGAGGAAGTCTGGAGAATAAAATTCAAATGGTAACCATTTGCTTAAGGTACTTTCCCACTATAAAATGGAAATAGTATAATGCTATATGTTAAATTTTATAGTTAGCATAATTTATTAACTTGGAAGGAGATTAAGAAAACTTAAACTCATATATTGTTCAAGTTGGGACACAATGAAGTATTatgctttattaaaatgaattaatgaccCTATATATAGAGAGAGCCTCTctcatatttttgttatttgtcaATTTCGTTAATCTGTTTCTTCGGAGGTGGTTCATGAGACCTTTCTGGCCCTGACCCACAGATGGCACCATAGTCCACTTAAACAAGCCACTCAAAGACAGCATTCTAGAATCCTGAAATATCGGAATTCCTCCGAAAAGGCACAAGTGGAAGGAACACATAGCAACAGAGTATACGCGGTTAGACAGTAAATGACAACAGTACACACGGGACAATAAAGTGCCCACTACAACATGAAAGTCACACCGTTGCACATTACAGCAGCATCATGCAATGCCATGCAGTATGCTCAGCAGATCCAGGGTACCTTGTTAGTTCCTAGAAAATGCAATATGGTATAGCTGGGATTGAGCACTAGGGGGCTCCACTGGAAAGTAGAAAGGTTGGAGGAATTTCAATAAAAGTAGATTACCCATCAAAAACTCCTTAAGATGGCAACATTTAAACCAAGAATTAAGTTTTGTGTGGTGGGTGTTGTTGCTTTGGAGGTGGTTAACATGCTGCAAATGTGAAAGTGTTTACATGGATTTAATATAGTTTGTGGAAATTGACAgatttgttcatttgaaatgcatttaataatacaataatgcaAAGAAGTGTATTTTATGGATGTAAATGCATTACAGGTTATATCATCTCCTGTTAACAAGCAATTTGGCTCTAACTGTATAAACaactgtttctttattttacattaccATTCTAATTGTCTAAACATTTGTGCAATTATTGACGCCATTACCTGTGTGATAATTATGTTGTTACAGAAATGACAGCTTAGATGACAATCTAACCGAGCTATGCTGTTGTcatttgtctttaattaaactTCTGCAGTTTAGAAAAATGTGACAACGACTGGAACCAACTGTCAGTcattacacaacacaacacaatatcaCTAAAACCAAAATGTAAATGGGAAAGGGTGCAGCCCTAAACCATAGTCTACTTTATTAAAGTGTAGCATGTAACATGCCTAGTTAGTGATTGGTAGGATGCATCAGTGGTCAGTGGGCAAAGGTCAGGAACTAACCTTCCCATAGATATCATGCACTGATATATGAACAAAGATAGAAGCTTCTGTCATCCCCTCCAGATACACGTGTCTGTAACCTGTAACATGACAAACAAAGGAAGAGACATTCACAGGAGTAAATGGTGACATCT contains the following coding sequences:
- the plch1 gene encoding 1-phosphatidylinositol 4,5-bisphosphate phosphodiesterase eta-1 isoform X1, whose product is MDMSGSPQYCRHFLTDNSTFHVERCMSVMQSGTQMVKLKNGSKGLVRLFYLDEHCSCIRWRPSRKSEKAKITIDSLYKVTEGRQSDIFHRHADGNFDPGCCFTIYHGNHMESLDLVTSSIEEARTWVTGLRYLMAGISDEDSLAKRQRTHDQWMKQTFEEADKNGDGLLNIDEIYQLLHKMNVNLPRRKVKQMFQEADTDEQQGTLTFEEFSVFYRMMSLRRDLFLLLMCFSEKKDHLTAEELGNFLRVEQKMSSVTPEYCLDIIGKFELSEENKEKGFLGIEGFTNFMRSPACDVFNPLHNEVNQDMDQPLCNYFIASSHNTYLTGDQLLSHSKTDMYAWVLQAGCRCVEVDCWDGPDGEPMVQHGYTLTSKINFKSVIETINKYAFVNNEYPVILSIENHCNIQQQKKIAQHLKEIFKEKLDVGMVLNRDSKHLPSPNSLKGKILIKGKRLPPYLSADAEEGEVSDDDSADEIEDDFKLKNSTSNGPTQHLVESHIRKKLDSLLKESQISDREDADSFSIRALLRATHEGLHKNLRKNSKEGLKKSHSRSFISNLKQKRHSKSRLKCHSVDTDDDGQQESAGQFNRCGRRRKTMKLSRDLSDLVVFTNSVVSQECLDEGSIVNVLSFSEARAQHLAHHRAERFLNFNQRQLSRIYPSAYRIDSSNFNPQTYWNTGCQLVALNYQTEGRMMQLNRAKFMVNGGVGYVLKPPPMCKGSFNPCSDDPLPACPKKQLVLKIISGQQLPKPPDSMLGDRGEIIDPFVEVEIIGLPVDCCKEQTRVVDDNGFNPVWEETLSFTVHMPEITLVRFLVWDHDPIGRDFIGQRTVAFSSLMPGYRHVYLEGMTEASIFVHISVHDIYGKWSPLVLNPSYTILHFLGTNKGRQLRGFRGLFSKSSKCSVDTNVSAPPRKRSMSSHLLRRTASAPAKGRKKTKKALSDTSLDGKDSNGDLKPQAVGRRMGPRMTLQHRPASMPLEKILQSQLTLSSPEHDGPDFGADTIIDSFCLETLRTVSVDLLIEKSAHQGSDDIAQSTDHIQDRTNEVGKIGETSYLVIGGGGETNTDDIHTEPLEYGFTQQTKADDFPFQSPPESHLSLSDQPDLGISLQTESCQRETPQNNKMSKACSLSSSSSSRIHALCPLSPIVLQTNQQSQMSLQDSVLSRLIDAVSLGNEHDTCRSISALISQFDVTAEQSDLNLSSGSRPSKLSVLPTSNQISSTRLKVIQESLQKAAQPVERPVSSSPETTEPAAFTILDEKVLSPDSWCDLPVQPICNVNIAPGDSRGSSSKLPFGSKVTGNGGWGPYRDKSCRDQFQSNGSSRNWECGGYRETSINSTTSDRFLMCHDSASSSLMEVEINVDEDPLDATMTMEPLQHDTQWNSDPELLNSSSFHRPVHKPLSPCQNPFYVTAPTSKSSYKPTANACSTESSTFHKPCQHLSPHQPLFSSALHQHGFPVSKPTSEQFNSTNATLKQKFQPGRNNNETSNDRQLETRDRNDLTCRTQCFRNGYVSRECLLRTQGMKLQQDKGSYMPESNYDMIYSSMEYGDRFCPPKQFSQSLQQNQSLNPTPSKIYNGIYVDESPNPKAPSPCKSKSLGDLTSEDISCNFQSKYKVISRSFITPAMQNQRRIGGLTNQPQLKDSLTEQLRKLVALEEVDRPWPFPSQFQPAPKPLSVNPPDPVSSVVSTEDPEDPPPFLSRKLSSRSQSRVRHIASRARERQQDALKLRPAGGAPDVMFRNKSASSQNILINRHSTGSYIAGYFEQDRGLPEGSCTTMHYSYRDPCYTDDSVLPSDSCPPSEPEVYFLLRL
- the plch1 gene encoding 1-phosphatidylinositol 4,5-bisphosphate phosphodiesterase eta-1 isoform X4, yielding MDMSGSPQYCRHFLTDNSTFHVERCMSVMQSGTQMVKLKNGSKGLVRLFYLDEHCSCIRWRPSRKSEKAKITIDSLYKVTEGRQSDIFHRHADGNFDPGCCFTIYHGNHMESLDLVTSSIEEARTWVTGLRYLMAGISDEDSLAKRQRTHDQWMKQTFEEADKNGDGLLNIDEIYQLLHKMNVNLPRRKVKQMFQEADTDEQQGTLTFEEFSVFYRMMSLRRDLFLLLMCFSEKKDHLTAEELGNFLRVEQKMSSVTPEYCLDIIGKFELSEENKEKGFLGIEGFTNFMRSPACDVFNPLHNEVNQDMDQPLCNYFIASSHNTYLTGDQLLSHSKTDMYAWVLQAGCRCVEVDCWDGPDGEPMVQHGYTLTSKINFKSVIETINKYAFVNNEYPVILSIENHCNIQQQKKIAQHLKEIFKEKLDVGMVLNRDSKHLPSPNSLKGKILIKGKRLPPYLSADAEEGEVSDDDSADEIEDDFKLKNSTSNGPTQHLVESHIRKKLDSLLKESQISDREDADSFSIRALLRATHEGLHKNLRKNSKEGLKKSHSRSFISNLKQKRHSKSRLKCHSVDTDDDGQQESAGQFNRCGRRRKTMKLSRDLSDLVVFTNSVVSQECLDEGSIVNVLSFSEARAQHLAHHRAERFLNFNQRQLSRIYPSAYRIDSSNFNPQTYWNTGCQLVALNYQTEGRMMQLNRAKFMVNGGVGYVLKPPPMCKGSFNPCSDDPLPACPKKQLVLKIISGQQLPKPPDSMLGDRGEIIDPFVEVEIIGLPVDCCKEQTRVVDDNGFNPVWEETLSFTVHMPEITLVRFLVWDHDPIGRDFIGQRTVAFSSLMPGYRHVYLEGMTEASIFVHISVHDIYGKGRQLRGFRGLFSKSSKCSVDTNVSAPPRKRSMSSHLLRRTASAPAKGRKKTKKALSDTSLDGKDSNGDLKPQAVGRRMGPRMTLQHRPASMPLEKILQSQLTLSSPEHDGPDFGADTIIDSFCLETLRTVSVDLLIEKSAHQGSDDIAQSTDHIQDRTNEVGKIGETSYLVIGGGGETNTDDIHTEPLEYGFTQQTKADDFPFQSPPESHLSLSDQPDLGISLQTESCQRETPQNNKMSKACSLSSSSSSRIHALCPLSPIVLQTNQQSQMSLQDSVLSRLIDAVSLGNEHDTCRSISALISQFDVTAEQSDLNLSSGSRPSKLSVLPTSNQISSTRLKVIQESLQKAAQPVERPVSSSPETTEPAAFTILDEKVLSPDSWCDLPVQPICNVNIAPGDSRGSSSKLPFGSKVTGNGGWGPYRDKSCRDQFQSNGSSRNWECGGYRETSINSTTSDRFLMCHDSASSSLMEVEINVDEDPLDATMTMEPLQHDTQWNSDPELLNSSSFHRPVHKPLSPCQNPFYVTAPTSKSSYKPTANACSTESSTFHKPCQHLSPHQPLFSSALHQHGFPVSKPTSEQFNSTNATLKQKFQPGRNNNETSNDRQLETRDRNDLTCRTQCFRNGYVSRECLLRTQGMKLQQDKGSYMPESNYDMIYSSMEYGDRFCPPKQFSQSLQQNQSLNPTPSKIYNGIYVDESPNPKAPSPCKSKSLGDLTSEDISCNFQSKYKVISRSFITPAMQNQRRIGGLTNQPQLKDSLTEQLRKLVALEEVDRPWPFPSQFQPAPKPLSVNPPDPVSSVVSTEDPEDPPPFLSRKLSSRSQSRVRHIASRARERQQDALKLRPAGGAPDVMFRNKSASSQNILINRHSTGSYIAGYFEQDRGLPEGSCTTMHYSYRDPCYTDDSVLPSDSCPPSEPEVYFLLRL